The genomic stretch TAGAAACTTCATCAATCTATAGGTAAAGATATCAACGCATTACATACTTTTTCCTCCCTTTTTCATTcgtaaaaatgattttaaaaaagctTAATCAATCCTACATTATTCAGGTGGAATACAAAAGAGTTCAATTTCTAGGTCTATTATACTAAGATAAAAGGAAACCACAGCGAGACGTGAGAAAGCAAAAATGCCAACCTTTTTTCTCAACACACTCATCGTGGGCTTTGCAACAAGCATCGAGTTCATCGCAGGGTTTCTCCCCAGGGCAACCGGTCCAACCCACGCCACAGAACTTCCCATATCGAATACCAATGGCTGATCAAACCAACAACGACAAAAAAAAAGTCAATTTAGTTCAAATTTTAACCCCAAGACGTCCGATCCATGAGCCAAAAATAACTCACTGTTGCAGTTCTCCGCTACGCATCTCCTGCTGCAATTGATCTGCGAGCACGAGTTAAGATCTCAGAAATAGAGTCAAACCTAGAAGCTAAGGTTCCGATGCGAGGAAAAAGATGGATCGGTACATGGGCGTCGGAGTCGCTAGCAGCGATGCGGTGGAAGAAGACTGCGAGGAGGGGTAGGAGGAGGAAGCAGGTGACGAGGGAGACGGGAAATCTCTCCCGTTGGCTCCGCATTGTCCTTCTGGGGGATTCTGCCTTCTGCGCCGCGTACGACCGCGTCGAGGTCGCTCGCTCTCCGGGCTTCGTCTCTTGCCGAATGCCTAGTCGCCAACCGCCAAACCCTCTTCGTGTTTTGTGAACCGGACCGCCCGTGGAAACCCTGAACTAAGAATTTCAGTAAATTTTTCAATAAGCACCTCAATAGTTGATAATTTCCGAAATTAGTGTATTAGTATCATTtaaataaaacttataattttaaagtaaaaaaagtGAAACTGTCAGTGTAGCAACCCCATACTTTCTGAAAGGAATGTGGGTATAGCATAAAGGGCATTTGAATCCTTTACATTCCTTTCTGAAAGGAATGTGGGTATAGCATAAAGGGCATTTGAATCCTTTACATTCCTTTCTGAAAGGAATGTGGGTAAAATCTTTTATATTAGTTAAAAAGTAATCCAAAATTTATTAGAACAATCATCCATACACACATCAATTCATGAGGATTATGATTTTAATAACCGTAGAATATATTTAGTTCTCAAATAATTTATCTTTAGGCGAGTCAACTTGGAAATGGGCCAAGTgtctattttttttctcctttgcCATTTCTTACTCCATATCGCTAGATAAAGCCCGAGTAAGATTAACTGTTCAGTTGATAGTAAATGTTAGATTAATTTCAGTCATGGGGTAGTTATTTATCGACAAGGACAGTACCTTAAGTGTCTCTCAATACCAATGCCTTTTTTGTAATCCATATATAAGAGTACCAATGATTCCTTGTTGAATCGTTAGTAAAAAGGGTTGTCCACTTGGCAACATCTtacattaatttatattaagttaaTCGATTGTTTAGGATATATAATTAGTAatcatcaaagaaaaaaaaagataagatAGGCAACGTGAAGCATCATGAGAATAACCAATGCACAACACATGCCACCATCATGTCTTGCTATGCAACTAAACAAGCATCTTTTGCCCCACAATGTGCAAGGCACTTCGTGACCTCTTAAGCTAACCtcataaaatttagttaatttctttAGATTAAGTACTTAATTCTAGTTCATTATTTTGTTCCGAATCCTCAAATTCTAGTGGCCACTTAGTCAGAGGGATAAACAATTTGTTTATATATAAAATCTAAACATTCttttaaataaaaagaataatttgtttaattaaaaggAGAAGCAACGCCACGTCATCCCGCGGCATGACTTGGAAGGCGACGACGGAGCACGGAAACGGTCATATAAAATGGCGCCAAATGTAGCGCGGCAAAGCAACGGCCAAGCAACCCCCATTCCCGGCTGAGCTGTGACAGCCTTCGCAAACGCCCGCACGTTTAATGAGTCTTTTTGATCCGATTGAATTAAATTTTCAATTCTGAAACAAAGCCCAAAATTATAATTGTCTACGAAGAAtaagaaaaataacaataaaatgcCACTACATGATGAGCTTTTAGGAATCAAAAACGCCGGCTTTAACCGCGACGCTCTTTTGCTTCCTTCTTTTGCTCTAAAAAGCTGGCTTTCTCCTCGATTTCTACCATTGATCCATgtctcctcctcctcatctacTTCCCTGCTCAGATCCACGCGGAAACAAGCGCTGAGAAAGGAAACGGGAGAATATTTACCAAAAAGGTTGGAGCTTTTCTTGATAAATTTGGCGAGATTTTGATCGATCCTCGCTGTCTCTAGTTATCGCTAGTTTGatgctttgttttttttctttccagGAACTTGTGTTTCTGTAGTTTTAGATgcttaaggattttttttttttttctttttgtcatTCTTTCTAATCCTTGTTCCAATGTTTCTGTTGATAGGGATTTGTGGCTGCAAATCGGTTAATCCATCTCTTCTTTTTTCTTGAGAATTGCAcattgagtttgacttatattttCCTTGTcgatcttcatcatcatcatccactCTGTCATTTGTCTGAGTCTGAAGATTCAGAAATCAGCCAGTGACCTCCTCTGGCAGTTGAATCTTAAGTTATTGCGTAGCTGATATTGAATCTAGTGGCAATAGATGATTAAGTGCATATGAAGGATCACATATTGGAGGAATATCTTACTTTTTTCGACTCCGGTAAAATGGATAAATCCCACAGATCGGCACCGAAGAAGCATGGAGATGGTAAGGACTCAACTCTCAATGCTGCTCAAGTTTTCATTTCAGAAGAGATTGAAAAGTTTATTGCAGTttattcagaaaaaaaaaaaaaaaatcttctctcTTTACTCTCTTTGCTAAGTTCTTGTCGATCATGGTAGGTTTCGAAGCTCCCCGGAATAGCTTGGACATATCCAGTGCATCTAGAGGGTATCACTGTGTCACTGGAGATGTTCAGGTAAATTCTCGACCTTGTATTTGCAAATCATGCATATGTTATTGTCAAATTCTCGATCTAATACGAGTACTCTTTGAACAATTGTCCCAATGGAAACTCTACAAAGAGGTTGATTGATGGAGAGACTTCTAGTTCTAGGCAAACAAGTGATAGATCTGTTGGACCGAGTGTCGTTGCCCGATTAATGGGAATGAACTCAATTCCAGAACAAAGTCTGAAAGTTCACACAAAGGAACATGAAGTCTATAGATCAAGAAGATCGATGGAAGTAAGCAAAGCCACTGTGAGTTCTACATCCTCTAGGGAATCAAAGGACAGCTTACTCGTAAACAGTAAAGGAAGACATACAAAAGCTGAGAGCAGAGGAAAGCCACACCGACGACAACATCCACAAGAAGAGCAGCTGAAGAAGTTCAAGGTGGAGTTTGAGGCATGGCAGGCTTCCAAGTTATGGGAACATTCAAAGCAACTGAAACATAAGACAGATGGAGATGGCAAGGATTACCAAACCCTCCTTGCACAAGAAATTCTGTGCAAGGAAAAAATGGCTAAGTATTTGGATACCAAGAAAAAAGTGACCGAAAAGAATCCGACCGGCCTCATAGCTCAAGGAAAACAAATAATTGATACAAAAGAAGAGGTCAGTTTTGATTGCTTCCGAGTTACTAAGACTGATAGGAAACAAGAGAGAACTAATTCAGCTACACGAATAGTGATACTGAAGCCTAATTTTGAGAGGATTGACGGCGACGAGAAGCAAATAGCTGCATCCTCTGATCAGTTTGGGAAGGAAAATAGCATGGAAGATTTTCTTGAAGAGGTGAAGCAAAGGCTCAGAACTGAAGTTCAAGGAAGGAGTAGAAACAATTTTGTATCAAGAGGAAATGTAGTGAGGACTTCATTTGATGAAAGCGCGATGAATCCAAAACAAATTGCTCATGACATAGCAAAACAGATAAGGGAAAGTGTGACCAGAGACATGGGAATGAATCTGTTGCGATCAAACTCTACTAGAACTGTTAGGAGTGACATGCAAATTAGTCCGGTTGACTCACCGGAGTTCATTGGAAGAGATATGAGGAAATTTCTATCCCAGAAATCAAAGAATGTGCTAAAAAATGAGTTACTTTTGGAGAATCCTTTAATTATCCATGGAGATTCAGGTGCTTCctccacaaaaggaaagaaaat from Zingiber officinale cultivar Zhangliang chromosome 5B, Zo_v1.1, whole genome shotgun sequence encodes the following:
- the LOC121986031 gene encoding probable phospholipase A2 homolog 1; the encoded protein is MRSQRERFPVSLVTCFLLLPLLAVFFHRIAASDSDAHINCSRRCVAENCNTIGIRYGKFCGVGWTGCPGEKPCDELDACCKAHDECVEKKGLMSVPCHDKFKRCIEKVKKTNKVGFSKECPYETAMPTMIQGMDMAILFSQLGTQARKSEL
- the LOC121986030 gene encoding uncharacterized protein LOC121986030 yields the protein MKDHILEEYLTFFDSGKMDKSHRSAPKKHGDGFEAPRNSLDISSASRGYHCVTGDVQRLIDGETSSSRQTSDRSVGPSVVARLMGMNSIPEQSLKVHTKEHEVYRSRRSMEVSKATVSSTSSRESKDSLLVNSKGRHTKAESRGKPHRRQHPQEEQLKKFKVEFEAWQASKLWEHSKQLKHKTDGDGKDYQTLLAQEILCKEKMAKYLDTKKKVTEKNPTGLIAQGKQIIDTKEEVSFDCFRVTKTDRKQERTNSATRIVILKPNFERIDGDEKQIAASSDQFGKENSMEDFLEEVKQRLRTEVQGRSRNNFVSRGNVVRTSFDESAMNPKQIAHDIAKQIRESVTRDMGMNLLRSNSTRTVRSDMQISPVDSPEFIGRDMRKFLSQKSKNVLKNELLLENPLIIHGDSGASSTKGKKIPKLISDFSDKVNESDPSPTQKFLTINSDSEPQRNLIRSFSAPMSGTDFGKLLLEDQHIASAQIHRKHEPSDNNFSETRKQRKDSFNLKGTVSNLKHNLNLKGMLFGRKNQPIKESTQGKFISVDKTAMAQEKSTEVPPSPASVSRNSEEFCRQDNPSPISPLEVMEYHNSPCISEELSSNAPGRDLSENLEHGGAEMTVGEQPPMQEITDMENKDATHLHDILATAGFYEDEPISYQDFEMEEAYSKHGKVDTDSSIPRNDDVTIRHKLLFDLVNESMQSLLGPNLKCSMFKRWILGPTFSSQGKRLLEDLWNQIQLLLNSSVDGSNAPNSMVAQDLKMTTWPTMSYEDMDVVGRQIERAILLNLIDDIVREMCLWNN